Proteins encoded by one window of uncultured Ilyobacter sp.:
- a CDS encoding 5-formyltetrahydrofolate cyclo-ligase has product MKKKKTEMRKILLERRDQLSSTQKENLDEDIFKNFTKSIFYKNAETIFIFVSFGSEVNTHKIIEKAITDGKNVCVPKINSKDKEMEVFKIESMNDLKEGYYGILEPSEEKSRAAVEEIDLVVVPGVGFDINGYRIGYGGGFYDKFFSSMEKEIPKVALGYNVQMVDEVPTEEHDKRINGLITESHTYVFVC; this is encoded by the coding sequence ATGAAAAAAAAGAAAACAGAGATGAGAAAGATCCTTTTAGAGAGAAGAGATCAGTTAAGTTCAACCCAAAAAGAAAATCTAGATGAAGATATATTTAAAAATTTTACAAAAAGTATTTTTTACAAAAATGCAGAAACCATTTTTATATTTGTAAGCTTTGGAAGTGAGGTAAATACTCATAAAATAATAGAAAAAGCTATAACTGACGGAAAAAATGTATGCGTTCCCAAAATAAATTCAAAAGACAAAGAGATGGAAGTATTTAAAATAGAGAGTATGAACGACCTAAAGGAGGGTTACTATGGAATACTAGAACCTTCTGAGGAAAAATCAAGAGCTGCTGTGGAGGAGATAGACTTAGTAGTGGTTCCAGGAGTGGGGTTTGATATAAACGGTTACAGAATAGGCTATGGAGGAGGATTTTATGATAAATTCTTTAGTAGTATGGAAAAAGAGATCCCTAAGGTGGCTTTAGGATATAATGTTCAGATGGTGGATGAAGTGCCAACAGAGGAGCACGATAAAAGGATAAATGGACTTATTACAGAGTCACATACCTATGTATTTGTATGCTAG
- the argC gene encoding N-acetyl-gamma-glutamyl-phosphate reductase, with the protein MVRVGIIGATGYAGQQLVWYLNMHKNAEIKFMVSNSYVGQEFSEIYRNFKKFLDDKLIGVEDVESKIDEIDVLFMALPHGKSAPFVKLAMDKGIKAIDLGADFRLDSEETFKEWYKDDYKHPEFIKDAVYGLPELKRREEIKNCKIIANPGCYPTASILALAPLLDNDLIETDSIVIDAKSGVSGAGRSAKLASLYTECNESIKAYGVTTHRHTAEIEQELSKIGEENIALTFTPHLVPMNRGILSVTYSKLKKDTTEKEIYDLYNKFYENEYFIRVINDLPETRFVRGTNLCDIAVRVDKRTNRVIAISAIDNLIKGAAGQAIQNMNIMFGLEENDGLDILAMNP; encoded by the coding sequence ATGGTGAGAGTAGGAATAATCGGAGCCACTGGCTATGCCGGACAACAGCTTGTATGGTATCTAAACATGCACAAAAATGCAGAGATAAAGTTTATGGTATCAAATAGCTATGTAGGACAGGAGTTCAGCGAAATCTATAGGAACTTTAAAAAGTTTTTAGATGACAAGCTTATAGGGGTAGAGGATGTAGAATCTAAGATAGATGAGATAGATGTTCTTTTTATGGCTCTTCCTCACGGTAAATCTGCTCCCTTTGTAAAGCTCGCTATGGACAAGGGTATAAAAGCTATAGATCTAGGTGCTGACTTTAGGCTAGATAGTGAAGAAACCTTTAAAGAGTGGTACAAAGACGATTATAAACATCCTGAATTCATAAAAGATGCAGTTTATGGTCTGCCTGAACTGAAAAGAAGAGAAGAGATAAAAAACTGCAAAATAATAGCGAATCCGGGATGTTATCCCACTGCTAGCATATTAGCTCTTGCTCCTCTATTAGATAATGACCTCATAGAGACGGATTCTATTGTGATAGATGCAAAGTCAGGAGTATCAGGAGCAGGTAGATCTGCTAAACTAGCAAGCCTCTATACAGAGTGCAATGAATCTATAAAGGCCTATGGTGTGACAACTCACAGACATACAGCAGAGATAGAGCAAGAGTTATCTAAGATAGGAGAGGAAAATATAGCTTTGACATTCACACCTCATCTTGTCCCTATGAACAGAGGAATACTTTCTGTGACTTACTCAAAGTTGAAAAAAGATACCACTGAAAAAGAGATTTATGACCTCTACAACAAGTTTTATGAAAATGAGTATTTTATAAGAGTGATAAATGACCTTCCTGAAACTAGGTTTGTAAGGGGAACAAACCTCTGTGATATCGCAGTAAGAGTGGACAAAAGGACAAATAGAGTGATAGCAATATCTGCAATAGATAACCTTATAAAAGGTGCTGCAGGACAGGCAATACAGAATATGAATATCATGTTTGGTCTTGAGGAAAACGACGGTTTAGATATTTTGGCAATGAATCCATAA